In the Gemmatimonadaceae bacterium genome, one interval contains:
- a CDS encoding asparaginase — protein sequence MRSVDKGGKIVHGLSLFSGLTVVLATAGCAAAQQVPVAKPPVALAEVLILATGGTIASAGNYYGDRGGEVSRVAVEGLMRAAPGVDKLATLSAEQFSNVGSGSIGPIQWVALSRRIAAAFRERPALSGIVVTHGTDTMEETAYFLDLTVPGDRAVVVTGAMRPADGIGADGPANLYNAVRVAAAPATRGRGTTVLMNDRLYAAREVTKTNTSRVETFQAPEHGPLAITDHDTLFFNRPRSKRYRTFDLTTVRELPRVDIVYSHGGADSVMIDAAVAAGAKGIVVAGVGGGGVTPAQQVALQRAREKGVVIVSSSRTGSGRVRSSAARIAAGDLNVQKARVLLMLALTRTTDRAEIAKLFEEYTGGDR from the coding sequence ATGAGGTCAGTGGATAAAGGCGGGAAAATTGTGCATGGTTTGAGTCTTTTTTCAGGACTTACTGTTGTGCTGGCTACCGCGGGGTGCGCAGCCGCTCAGCAGGTACCGGTGGCAAAACCGCCGGTGGCCCTGGCTGAAGTCCTTATCCTCGCTACAGGCGGTACGATCGCCTCCGCGGGCAACTACTACGGCGATCGCGGCGGCGAGGTCTCGAGGGTTGCGGTCGAGGGGCTGATGCGCGCAGCGCCTGGAGTCGACAAGCTCGCGACGCTCTCCGCGGAGCAGTTCTCGAATGTCGGGTCGGGGAGCATTGGCCCCATCCAATGGGTCGCGCTCTCCAGACGAATTGCCGCGGCGTTTCGGGAACGTCCCGCGCTCTCAGGCATCGTCGTCACCCATGGTACGGATACCATGGAAGAGACGGCGTACTTCCTCGACCTCACGGTTCCGGGAGATCGGGCGGTCGTTGTAACCGGTGCGATGCGCCCTGCGGATGGAATTGGCGCAGACGGCCCCGCGAATCTCTACAATGCCGTGCGTGTCGCTGCTGCCCCGGCAACACGGGGCCGAGGCACGACGGTGTTGATGAATGACCGCCTTTATGCGGCACGCGAGGTAACGAAGACCAATACCAGCCGGGTGGAAACTTTCCAGGCGCCGGAACATGGTCCACTGGCAATCACGGATCACGACACACTGTTCTTCAACCGGCCCCGGTCCAAGCGGTATCGAACGTTCGATCTCACCACCGTTCGCGAGCTGCCGCGCGTTGACATCGTCTACTCACATGGAGGCGCGGACAGCGTGATGATCGATGCCGCTGTAGCCGCGGGAGCAAAAGGTATCGTGGTTGCCGGCGTAGGAGGAGGTGGCGTGACGCCGGCACAGCAGGTTGCGCTACAGCGGGCCCGCGAGAAAGGCGTCGTTATCGTTTCGAGCAGCCGAACGGGATCAGGCCGGGTCAGGTCATCTGCGGCGCGAATCGCGGCCGGCGATCTCAATGTTCAGAAAGC
- a CDS encoding VOC family protein — protein sequence MLEISNLEGGGTHNQELCMNLGAFSISLAVKGLAASKDFYEKLGFSVFGGDASQNWLILKNEDHVIGLFQGMFERNMLTFNPGWDSNARKVDNFADVRDLQRQLKSQGVKFLSEADESTTGPASFVTEDPDGNPILVDQHV from the coding sequence TTGCTCGAAATTTCGAACCTCGAAGGCGGCGGAACCCATAACCAGGAGCTATGCATGAATCTCGGCGCATTCTCGATCAGTCTTGCAGTCAAAGGCCTGGCGGCCTCGAAGGACTTTTACGAAAAGCTGGGATTCAGTGTCTTCGGCGGAGATGCCTCGCAGAACTGGCTGATACTGAAGAACGAAGATCACGTCATCGGTCTCTTTCAGGGAATGTTCGAGCGTAACATGCTGACCTTCAATCCCGGCTGGGACAGCAACGCCCGCAAGGTCGACAACTTCGCCGACGTTCGCGACCTTCAACGCCAGCTGAAATCGCAGGGGGTGAAATTCCTCAGTGAAGCGGATGAGAGTACGACCGGTCCCGCCAGTTTTGTTACTGAAGACCCTGACGGAAATCCGATTCTCGTCGATCAACACGTCTGA